Below is a window of Nicotiana tabacum cultivar K326 chromosome 19, ASM71507v2, whole genome shotgun sequence DNA.
CACATACAAtccaaactggaggaatcatcctaacttctttTCGGGTGGAAATCAGAATACCAGACCTCAAGCAAATTACAATTATCCACCTCAACCTCCACAACAAGCAGATGAGAGTTTGACTGACATGATGAAAAGCTCTTGATAGACAATCAGAAAGTTATGGCTGAGAATCAACAAGTCAAGGCTGAGAATCAATAATTGCTCACATAATTCAGAAATATAGAGAGGCAGTTTGGGCAAATGGCTAACAATCAGAATACTAGACCTACTAGAGCTCTTCCAAGCAATACAGAGAAAAATACTCAAGTTAATGCAGTGACACTGAGAAATGGGAGAGAGTTGGTAGAAGTGCCTAAGAAGAAAAAGGAGCAGTCTGGGCTTTAAGAAGAAAGAGTGCCAAAACCTGTAGAGGTAGATGAGAGAAACAAAACAGAGCCTGAGCAAATATCACAGAGGGTGCCACCACCTTTTTCCTCAAAGATTGAGAAAGAAGAATTAAGACCACATGTTTCACAAATTCCTAGATATGCTGAAGCAGATACACTTGAACATCCCTTTGGTGGACATGCTCCGTGAGGTCCCAAACTATGCAAAATATATTAAGGACACAGTGGCAAATAAAAGGAGGTTAACTGAGTTTGAGACCGTAGAACTTACTAAGGAGTGCACTTCCAGGATTCAACATAAGCttccacaaaagcttaaggatcGGGGTAGTTTTACCATCCCCGTGAGGATTGGTGAATTTGATGTGGGTAgagccttgtgtgatttgggtgcaagtatCAATCTGATGCCGTTGTCAGTATTCAAACAATTGGGCTTAGGAGCCCCGAGACCCACCACGGTGATGCTACAGTTAGTTGATAGATCTTATGTTTATCTTGAGGGGGTAATTGAGGACGTCTTGCTGCAGATTGGGAAGTTTATTTTTCCTGCAGATTTTATCATCCTAGATT
It encodes the following:
- the LOC107805662 gene encoding uncharacterized protein LOC107805662, with translation MLKQIHLNIPLVDMLREVPNYAKYIKDTVANKRRLTEFETVELTKECTSRIQHKLPQKLKDRGSFTIPVRIGEFDVGRALCDLGASINLMPLSVFKQLGLGAPRPTTVMLQLVDRSYVYLEGVIEDVLLQIGKFIFPADFIILDYVADELVPIILG